In the Burkholderia multivorans ATCC BAA-247 genome, GCGTCTGTCAACCGAAAGGTGGATGGCACCGTTAGACGTCATGACTCCTATGCCGGGTCATTTGGTTAATTAACTAAAGCTGAGGAACACAACATGAACAAACTGATCGCCGCTCTGGTCGCTGGTCTCTTCGCAACGGCTGCTTTCGCACAAGCTTCGGCTCCGGAAGCTGCTTCGGCTGCTGCTCCGGCAGCTGCTTCGGCACCGGCAAAGCACAAGGCTGCGAAGAAGCACCACGCCAAGAAGCACCACGCAGCGAAGAAGGCTGCTAGCGAAGCCGAAGCCCCGGCAGCTGCTTCGAACTAAGCAAGCTGGTTGTAATAACGCAGTCAAGAACACACGTTCGTGCCGTTCTTACGGCGTTGAAAGGCAGATCGCCGCGAGGCGATCTGCCTTTTTCTTTTTGTGCCCGGTGGTGCGGATCGCGTACCATGCGGTCTCGTTTTCCAGATAGGAGCCCTGCTGTGCGATTCTCCCTGCGCTCGTCGCTCGGCCGCCTTGCGCGCGCCGCCGTGTTTCCCGCCGCACTCGCCGTGCTCGCGCTCGGCATGCAGAGCGCCGGCGCGCAAATACCGCCCGGCGCGAAGCAGCCCAGCGAGTTCCCGCGCGTGAAGCTGCGTGCCGGCATGTACGTGATCGATGCGGCCGTCGCCGCGAACGACGCCGACCGCGAACAGGGGCTGATGTACCGCTCGCAGCTCGCGCCGAACGAAGGGATGCTGTTCGTGTTCAACGAGAACGCCGTGCACTGCTTCTGGATGAAGAACACGCTGATCCCGCTGTCGATCGCCTTCATCCGCGCCGACGGCACGATCACCGACATCGACGAGATGCAGGCCGAGACGACCGACAACCACTGCCCGCGCAACAACGGCGTCTATGCGCTCGAAATGAGCAAGGGCTGGTTCGCCACGAAGGGCATCAAGCCCGGCATGAAGCTCGAAGGGCTGCCGAAGCCGCAGTAACGCGCAGCGCCCGCGCGCGGGCCGCGCCCTGCCCCGCCCGAAACCGGCCGCGTCGCGCGCCGGTTTTTTTTCGTCCGCCGCCGGCGGCGCCGGCTTGATTCCACGGTCGCGGCCCGCATCTGCAAAAGCCGCGCGCAAGCGCTATCCTTGAAGTCTCGCTTGTTTCCAAGCCCGGACCGGCGCAGCCGGCCCGCTTACGATCCGAACCACCAGGAGGTTCACGTGCCCCGCAAAACCCCCATCGAGCGCTATCGCAACATCGGGATCAGCGCTCACATCGATGCCGGCAAGACCACGACGACCGAGCGCATCCTGTTTTACACCGGCGTGAGCCACAAGATCGGTGAAGTGCACGACGGTGCGGCCACGATGGACTGGATGGAGCAGGAGCAGGAACGCGGCATCACGATCACGTCGGCTGCGACCACCGCTTTCTGGAAAGGCATGGCCGGCAACTATCCGGAACACCGGATCAACATCATCGATACGCCCGGGCACGTCGACTTCACGATCGAGGTCGAGCGCTCGATGCGCGTGCTCGACGGCGCGTGCATGGTTTACGACTCGGTCGGCGGCGTGCAGCCCCAGTCCGAAACCGTGTGGCGCCAGGCGAACAAGTACAAGGTGCCGCGCATCGCGTTCGTCAACAAGATGGACCGCGTCGGCGCGGACTTCTTCCGCGTGCAGCGGCAGATCGGCGAGCGGCTGAAAGGCGTCGCGGTGCCGATCCAGATTCCGATCGGTGCGGAAGATCATTTCCAGGGCGTCGTCGATCTCGTGAAGATGAAGGCGATCGTCTGGGACGACGAAAGCCAGGGCGTGAAGTTCACGTACGAGGACATTCCCGCGAACCTCGTCGATCTCGCACACGAGTGGCGCGAGAAGATGGTCGAGGCGGCCGCCGAGGCGAGCGAGGAATTGCTCGAGAAGTATCTGCACGACCACGAATCGCTGACCGAGGACGAGATCAAGGCTGCGCTGCGCCAGCGCACGATCGCCAACGAGATCGTGCCGATGCTGTGCGGCAGCGCGTTCAAGAACAAGGGCGTGCAGGCGATGCTCGACGCGGTGATCGACTATCTGCCGTCGCCGGTCGACGTGCCCGCGATCCTCGGCCATACGCTCGACGATCAGGAAGCGGAACGCCATCCGAGCGACGACGAGCCGTTCTCCGCGCTCGCGTTCAAGATCATGACCGACCCGTTCGTCGGCCAGCTGATCTTCTTCCGCGTGTACTCGGGTGTCGTCAACTCGGGCGACACCGTGCTGAACGCGACGAAGGACAAGAAGGAGCGGCTCGGGCGGATCCTGCAGATGCACGCGAACGAGCGCAAGGAA is a window encoding:
- a CDS encoding DUF192 domain-containing protein, with the protein product MRFSLRSSLGRLARAAVFPAALAVLALGMQSAGAQIPPGAKQPSEFPRVKLRAGMYVIDAAVAANDADREQGLMYRSQLAPNEGMLFVFNENAVHCFWMKNTLIPLSIAFIRADGTITDIDEMQAETTDNHCPRNNGVYALEMSKGWFATKGIKPGMKLEGLPKPQ
- the fusA gene encoding elongation factor G, producing MPRKTPIERYRNIGISAHIDAGKTTTTERILFYTGVSHKIGEVHDGAATMDWMEQEQERGITITSAATTAFWKGMAGNYPEHRINIIDTPGHVDFTIEVERSMRVLDGACMVYDSVGGVQPQSETVWRQANKYKVPRIAFVNKMDRVGADFFRVQRQIGERLKGVAVPIQIPIGAEDHFQGVVDLVKMKAIVWDDESQGVKFTYEDIPANLVDLAHEWREKMVEAAAEASEELLEKYLHDHESLTEDEIKAALRQRTIANEIVPMLCGSAFKNKGVQAMLDAVIDYLPSPVDVPAILGHTLDDQEAERHPSDDEPFSALAFKIMTDPFVGQLIFFRVYSGVVNSGDTVLNATKDKKERLGRILQMHANERKEIKEVRAGDIAAAVGLKEATTGDTLCDPAKPIILEKMEFPEPVISQAVEPKTKADQEKMGLALNRLAQEDPSFRVQTDEESGQTIISGMGELHLEILVDRMKREFGVEATVGKPQVAYRETVRTTAADVEGKFVKQSGGRGQYGHAVITLEPNPGKGYEFLDEIKGGVIPREFIPAVNKGIEETLKSGVLAGYPVVDVKVHLTFGSYHDVDSNENAFRMAGSMAFKEAMRRAKPVLLEPMMAVEVETPEDFMGNVMGDLSSRRGIVQGMEDIAGGGGKLVRAEVPLAEMFGYSTALRSATQGRATYTMEFKHYAETPTNVSEAVINAKTK